One window of the Aquila chrysaetos chrysaetos chromosome 8, bAquChr1.4, whole genome shotgun sequence genome contains the following:
- the SMIM35 gene encoding small integral membrane protein 35, producing the protein MDPRAGQEPINVLGVVIGVGLALLILVLFGYTFIRWYQRGQCWRRPDFVFNLYHTCGLGSVAVELVPPFSISGLLSRTGSSYVPFQDRGP; encoded by the exons GGCAAGAACCCATCAACGTGCTTGGGGTTGTCATAGGTGTCGGGCTGGCCTTGCTGATCCTGGTGCTTTTTGGCTACACCTTCATCCGGTGGTACCAGAGGGGCCAGTGCTGGCGCC GGCCCGACTTTGTCTTCAACCTCTACCACACCTG TGGGCTGGGGTCAGTGGCGGTGGAGCTGGTGCCGCCGTTCAGCATCAGCGGCTTGCTGAGCAGGACGGGGAGCAGCTATGTGCCTTTCCAGGACCGGGGGCCATGA